The proteins below are encoded in one region of Catharus ustulatus isolate bCatUst1 chromosome 21, bCatUst1.pri.v2, whole genome shotgun sequence:
- the ABCA2 gene encoding ATP-binding cassette sub-family A member 2 isoform X4 — protein MGFLHQLHLLLWKNVTLKRRSPWVLAFEIFIPLVLFFILLGLRQKKPTIPVKEAFYTAAPLTSAGILPVMQSLCPDGQRDEFGFLQYSNSTVTQILEHLSEAVEQSSLFDPQHPGLEEELESLRGHLEALSSPQSSSMDTHFSSRAGSSFTLAWAAKDQGELRRFLMQNLSLPNSTTELLLGSSIDLREVYQQFLDSFPFVPDETHEQDLWDGFGPSKRMTQLEKSLPSGWRSLQEGLVHRVLQDPVAVPHRPTLFHMLSQALGLTSSAVAPAISDSPQAFVREMENVLFTGPVLEQLTCEQNPGGLHHLLRVSPRQQPLLAAYQALACNGSRATRQERFAQLASKLQEQLDTAKIISRLKLEEVNNTATQHRLRALLEDLVEMEKVLRDMDILSALAKLLPRGACASKAPPPTANSTSWVSANTTVSNATAEEEGGAAESLSGTDNPQGQFSAFVQLWAGLQPILCGNNRTIEPEALKQGNMSSLGFTSKEQRNLGLLVHLMTSNPKILYAPVGTEVDKVILKANETFAFVGNVTHYAKAWLNISPEIRAYLEEGRLQRRIRWLQQLTADLHKHPEILNVSDSDVLHNFLNGNFSLPNASILLQQLDTIDNAACGWVRFMAKVSVDIFKGFPDEESIVNYTLNQAYQDNVTVFASVIFQTNRDGSLPPHVMYKIRQNSSFTEKTNEIRRAYWRPGPNTGGRFYFLYGFVWIQDMMERALINTFVGHDVVEPGNYVQMFPYPCYTRDDFLFVIEHMMPLCMVISWVYSVAMMIQHIVTEKEHRLKEVMKMMGLNNAVHWVAWFITGFVQLSISVTALTAILKYGKVLMHSDVLIIWLFLAIYAVATIMFCFLVSVLYSKAKLASACGGIIYFLSYVPYMYVAIREEVAHDKITAFEKCIASLMSTTAFGLGSKYFALYEVAGVGIQWHTFSQSPVEGDDFNLLLSMMMLVVDAMVYGVLTWYIEAVHPGMFGLPRPWYFPFQKSYWLGNGRVETWEWTWPWSRTTRLSIMEEDQACAMESRRLAEETRGIEEEPTHLPLVVCIDKLTKVYKTDKKLALNKLSLNLYENQVVSFLGHNGAGKTTTMSILTGLFPPTSGSATIYGHDIRTEMDKIRKNLGMCPQHNVLFDRLTVEEHLWFYSQLKSMAEEEIRKEMDKMIEDLELSNKRHCQVQTLSGGMKRKLSVAIAFVGGSRAVILDEPTAGVDPYARRAIWDLILKYKPGRTILLSTHHMDEADLLGDRIAIISHGKLKCCGSPLFLKSTYGDGYKLTVVKKQSDTRNGTEPGQPHSPLGHSSVSPCSEPRVSQFIKKYVASCLLISDTNTELSYILPSEAVKKGCFERLFQHLEQSLEELDLTSFGLMDTTLEEVFLKVSEEDQSLENSDVDMKESKDALQPPTSELGLKSEANGEPLAEAAMPEKPEVELSNLVTCSQLAQSQASLHSASSVGSVRGDEGGAYSEFFGDYVPLFDNRQDPDNISLQGQEAEVEAEDCDLAGQGSFKLEGSWLKLRQFHGLIVKRFHCAKRNTKALFSQILLPAFFVCVAMTVALSVPEIGDLPPLILSPSQYHNYTQPKGNFIPYANEERHEYRIRLSPDASPQQLVNTFHLPSGVGATCVLKTPFNNTLDQPVQTLNLNSNETKMLAAKYFDAMCIDSFTQGLPLSNFVPPPPSPAPSDYPMSVDEDLLHAWNSTTFSTVKGTVTSAPTLPHIIHEPIKCTCSMQGTGFSCPSGVGGHPPQMRVVTGDILTDITGRNVSEYLLYTSDRFRLHRYGALTFGNVQKSIPASFGARAPATVRKIAVRRTAQVFYNNKGYHSMPTYLNALNNAILRANLPKSKGNPAAYGITVTNHPMNKTSASLSLDYLLQGTDVVIAIFIIVAMSFVPASFVVFLVAEKATKAKHLQFVSGCDPVIYWLANYMWDMLNYLVPATCCIIILFVFDLPAYTSPTNFPAVLSLFLLYGWSITPIMYPASFWFEVPSSAYVFLIVINLFIGITATVATFLLQLFEHDKDLKVVNSYLKSCFLVFPNYNLGHGLMEMAYNEYINEYYAKIGQFDKMKSPFEWDIVTRGLVAMTIEGFVGFFITIMCQYNFFRKPQRLPVSTKPIEDDIDVANERHRVLRGDADNDMLKIENLTKVYKSRKIGRILAVDRLCVGVRPGECFGLLGVNGAGKTTTFKMLTGDESTTGGEAFINGHSILKELLQVQQSLGYCPQFDALFDELTAQEHLELYTRLRGIPWKDEERVVKWALKKLELTKYADKPASTYSGGNKRKLSTAIALIGYPAFIFLDEPTTGMDPKARRFLWNLILDVIKTGRSVVLTSHSMEECEALCTRLAIMVNGRLKCLGSIQHLKNRFGDGYMITVRTKSSLNVKEVVRFFNRNFPEAVLKERHHTKAQYQLKSDQISLAQVFSKMEQVVDVLGIEDYSVSQTTLDNVFVNFAKKQSDNLEQQETSPSCVLQSPLERVLSLLHPRTAPTELRALVVEEQEDLETDDEGLISFEEERAQLSFNTDTLC, from the exons TGGGTGCTGGCCTTTGAGATCTTCATCCCCCTGGTGCTCTTCTTCATCCTCCTGGGGCTGCGGCAGAAGAAGCCAACCATCCCTGTGAAGGAAG CTTTCTACACGGCGGCCCCACTCACATCAGCCGGGATCCTGCCAGTCATGCAGTCCCTGTGCCCCGACGGCCAGCGTGATGAGTTTGGCTTCCTGCAGTACTCCAACTCCAC GGTAACACAGATTCTGGAACACCTCAGCGAGGCAGTAGAGCAAAGCAGCCTCTTCGACCCACAGCACCCAGGactggaggaggagctggagtcGCTGCGTGGGCATCTGGAGGCCCTCAGCAGCCCTCAGTCCAGCTCCATGGACACCCACTTCAGCAGCCGAGCAG GGTCCAGCTTCACACTGGCATGGGCGGCCAAAGACCAGGGCGAGCTGCGGCGCTTCCTGATGCAGAACCTGTCCCTCCCCAACAGCACAACTGAGCTACTCCTGGGCTCAAGCATTGACCTGCGGGAG GTGTACCAGCAGTTTCTTGATTCCTTTCCTTTCGTACCTGATGAGACCCATGAGCAAGACCTGTGGGATGGGTTTGGCCCCAGCAAGAGGATGACACAGCTGGAG AAGAGCCTCCCCAGTGGCTGGAGGAgcctgcaggaagggctggttCACAGGGTGCTGCAGGACCCAGTGGCAGTCCCACACCGGCCAACACTGTTCCACATGCTCTCCCAGGCTTTGGGCctcaccagcagtgctgtggcacCTGCCATCTCTGATAGCCCTCAGGCCTTTGTCAGGGAGATGGAG AATGTCCTCTTCACTGGGCCAGTACTGGAGCAGCTGACATGTGAGCAGAACCCAGGGGGACTGCACCACCTCCTACGCGTGTCCCCCAGGCAGCAGCCGCTGCTGGCAGCATACCAGGCACTGGCCTGCAATGGCAGCCGAGCCACCCGCCAGGAGCGCTTTGCCCAGCTGGCCTCcaagctccaggagcagctggacacCGCCAAGATCATCAGCAgg CTGAAGCTGGAGGAGGTGAACAACACAGCTACCCAGCACCGCCTCCGTGCCCTCCTCGAGGACCTGGTGGAGATGGAGAAGGTTCTCCGGGACATGGACATCCTCTCAGCACTGGCTAagctgctgcccaggggagCCTGTGCCAGCAAGGCCCCTCCACCTACAGCCAACAGCACCAGCTGGGTCAGCGCCAATACCACGGTCAGCAATGCCacggcagaggaggaagggggtGCTGCTGAGAGCCTGTCTGGCACAGACAACCCCCAGGGGCAGTTCTCAGCGTTcgtgcagctctgggcagggctgcagcccatCCTCTGCGGCAACAACCG GACTATCGAGCCTGAGGCACTGAAGCAGGGCAACATGAGCTCACTGGGCTTCACCAGCAAGGAGCAGCGGAACTTGGGCCTCCTTGTGCATCTGATGACCagcaaccccaaaatcctgtaTGCGCCTGTGGGCACCGAAGTTGACAAGGTCATCCTGAAG GCCAATGAGACCTTCGCCTTTGTGGGCAACGTCACTCACTACGCCAAGGCATGGCTGAACATCTCCCCTGAGATCCGAGCCTACCTGGAAGAGGGCAGGCTGCAGAGGCGCATCCGCTGGCTCCAGCAG TTGACTGCTGACCTCCACAAGCACCCAGAGATCCTGAATGTCTCTGACAGTGATGTTCTCCACAACTTTCTCAATGGCAACTTCTCCCTGCCCAATGCCAGCATCCTACTCCAGCAGCTGGATACCATTGACAATGCTGCCTGCGGCTGGGTCCGCTTCATGGCCAAG GTTAGCGTGGACATCTTCAAAGGCTTCCCGGATGAGGAGAGCATTGTCAACTACACACTGAACCAGGCCTATCAGGACAATGTCACAGTCTTTGCCA GCGTCATCTTCCAGACCAACAGGGATGGCTCATTGCCTCCCCATGTCATGTACAAGATCCGGCAGAATTCCAGCTTCACAGAGAAGACCAACGAGATCCGACGGGCATACTGGCGGCCTGGCCCCAACACTGGCGGCCGCTTCTACTTCCTCTATGGCTTTGTCTGGATCCAAG ATATGATGGAGCGTGCCCTCATCAACACGTTTGTTGGTCACGATGTCGTAGAGCCTGGCAACTACGTGCAGATGTTCCCATACCCGTGTTATACACGGGATGA CTTCCTCTTTGTCATTGAGCACATGATGCCCCTCTGCATGGTGATCTCCTGGGTCTACTCAGTGGCCATGATGATCCAGCACATTGTGACTGAGAAGGAGCATCGCCTGAAAGAG GTGATGAAGATGATGGGCTTGAACAATGCAGTGCACTGGGTGGCTTGGTTCATCACTGGCTTTGTCCAGCTCTCCATCTCAGTCACAGCACTCACTGCCATTCTCAAGTACGGCAAGGTCCTGATGCACAGCGACGTCCTCATCATATGGCTCTTCCTTGCCATCTATGCTGTGGCCACCATCATGTTCTG CTTTCTGGTGTCGGTGCTCTACTCCAAGGCCAAGCTGGCCTCTGCCTGTGGTGGCATCATCTACTTCCTTAGCTACGTGCCCTACATGTATGTGGCCATCCGGGAGGAGGTGGCACATGACAAGATCACAGCCTTTGAGAAGTGCATTGCG TCCCTCATGTCCACCACGGCCTTTGGGTTGGGCTCCAAGTACTTTGCGCTGTATGAGGTGGCTGGCGTGGGTATCCAGTGGCACACCTTCAGCCAGTCACCTGTGGAAGGAGATGACTTCAACCTCCTGCTGTCCATGATGATGCTGGTCGTGGATGCCATGGTGTACGGGGTGCTCACGTGGTACATTGAGGCTGTGCACCCGG gCATGTTCGGCCTGCCACGGCCCTGGTACTTCCCTTTCCAGAAGTCTTACTGGCTAGGCAATGGGCGCGTGGAGACCTGGGAGTGGACCTGGCCGTGGTCACGCACCACCCGCCTCAGCATCATGGAGGAGGATCAGGCCTGTGCCATGGAGAGCCGGAGGCTGG CAGAGGAGACTAGGGGCATCGAGGAGGAGCCAACCCACCTCCCCTTGGTTGTCTGCATCGACAAGCTCACCAAAGTCTACAAGACAGACAAGAAGCTGGCACTAAACAAGCTGAGCCTCAACCTCTACGAGAACCAGGTTGTGTCCTTCCTGGGGCACAATGGTGCAGGCAAGACCACCACCAT GTCCATCCTCACTGGCTTGTTCCCTCCAACATCGGGCTCTGCTACCATCTATGGCCATGATATCCGTACGGAGATGGACAAGATCCGGAAGAACCTGGGCATGTGTCCCCAGCACAATGTGCTCTTTGACAGGCTGACAGTGGAGGAGCATCTCTGGTTCTACTCGCAGCTCAAGAGCATGGCAGAGGAGGAGATCCGCAAGGAGATGGACAA GATGATTGAGGACCTGGAACTCTCCAACAAACGGCACTGCCAGGTGCAGACTCTCTCGGGCGGCATGAAGAGGAAGCTGTCAGTGGCCATTGCCTTCGTGGGTGGGTCGCGGGCTGTTATCTTGGATGAGCCCACAGCTGGTGTGGACCCATATGCCCGAAGGGCCATCTGGGATCTCATCCTCAAGTACAAGCCAG GGAGGACCATCTTGCTCTCCACACACCACATGGATGAGGCTGATCTGCTCGGGGACCGCATCGCCATCATCTCCCATGGCAAGCTCAAGTGCTGTGGTTCCCCACTGTTCCTCAAGAGCACCTATGGTGATGGCTACAAGCTGACAGTGGTGAAGAAGCAATCGGACACCAGGAATGGCACAG AGCCAGGCCAGCCACATAGCCCCCTGGGCCACTCCTCTGTcagcccctgctctgagccTCGTGTCTCCCAGTTCATCAAGAAGTATGTGGCCTCCTGCCTCCTCATCTCAGACACCAACACAGAGCTCTCCTACATCCTGCCCAGTGAGGCTGTCAAGAAGGGCTGCTTTGAGAGGCTCTTCCAG CActtggagcagagcctggaagaGCTGGACCTCACCAGTTTTGGGCTGATGGACACCACACTGGAGGAGGTCTTCCTGAAGGTGTCTGAGGAAGACCAGTCTCTGGAGAACAGTGACGTGG acaTGAAGGAGTCCAAGGATGCCCTGCAGCCACCCACCTCTGAGCTGGGCCTAAAGTCTGAAGCCAACGGGGAGCCCCTGGCCGAAGCAGCCATGCCAGAGAAGCCCGAGGTGGAGCTCAGCAACCTGGTGACCTGCTCCCAGCTGGCGCAGTCGCAGGCATCCCTGCACTCAGCATCCTCGGTGGGCTCCGTGCGTGGTGATGAAGGTGGGGCTTATTCCGAATTCTTTGGGGATTACGTGCCCCTGTTCGATAACCGGCAGGACCCTGATAACATCAGTCTGCAAG GGCAAGAAGCAGAGGTGGAAGCAGAGGATTGTGACCTAGCAGGTCAGGGAAGCTTCAAGCTGGAAGGCTCGTGGCTGAAACTGCGCCAGTTCCATGGGCTGATCGTCAAACGCTTCCACTGCGCCAAGCGCAACACCAAGGCCCTCTTCTCACAGATCCTCCTGCCCGCCTTTTTTGTCTGTGTGGCTATGACTGTGGCGCTCTCCGTGCCTGAAATAG GTGACCTGCCACCCCTCATCCTCTCGCCATCCCAATACCATAACTACACTCAGCCCAAGGGCAACTTCATTCCTTATGCCAATGAGGAGCGGCATGAGTACCG CATTAGGCTGTCTCCCGATGCCAGCCCTCAGCAGCTGGTGAACACTTTCCATCTGCCCTCTGGTGTGGGGGCCACCTGTGTGCTCAAGACACCCTTCAACAACACGCTGGACCAGCCTGTGCAGACCCTCAACCTCAATAGCAATGAGACCAAAATGCTGGCGGCCAAATACTTTGATGCCATGTGCATTGACTCCTTCACCCAGGGCCTTCCGCTTTCCAACTTTGTGCCACCacctccatccccggctccctCTGACTACCCCATGTCAGTGGATGAGGACCTGCTCCATGCCTGGAACTCCACAACCTTCTCCACTGTTAAAG GGACAGTGACCTCagcccccaccctgccccacaTCATCCACGAGCCCATCAAGTGCACGTGCTCCATGCAGGGAACCGGCTTCTCCTGCCCTAGTGGCGTGGGGGGCCATCCCCCGCAGATGAGGGTGGTGACAGGGGACATTCTGACAGACATCACAGGACGCAACGTTTCTGAGTATCTGCTTTACACCTCGGACCGCTTCCGGCTGCACAG GTATGGGGCACTCACGTTTGGAAACGTCCAGAAATCCATCCCGGCCTCCTTCGGAGCCAGGGCTCCAGCCACAGTGCGCAAGATTGCTGTGCGGAGAACAGCCCAG gtCTTCTACAACAACAAGGGCTACCACAGCATGCCCACTTACCTCAATGCCCTCAACAATGCCATCCTGAGAGCCAACCTGCCGAAGAGCAAGGGCAACCCTGCTGCCTATG GCATCACAGTCACCAATCACCCTATGAACAAAACAAGTGCCAGCCTGTCCCTGGATTACCT CCTGCAAGGCACAGATGTGGTGATTGCCATCTTCATCATTGTGGCCATGTCCTTCGTCCCAGCCAGCTTTGTGGTATTCCTGGTGGCTGAAAAGGCCACCAAGGCCAAACACCTGCAGTTTGTGAGTGGCTGTGACCCCGTCATCTACTGGCTGGCCAACTACATGTGGGACATG CTAAACTACCTGGTGCCGGCCACATGCTGCATCATCATCCTGTTCGTGTTTGATCTCCCAGCATATACCTCTCCCACCAACTTCCCTGCTgtcctctccctcttcctcctctatGG CTGGTCCATCACTCCTATCATGTACCCAGCCTCCTTCTGGTTTGAggtgcccagctctgcttaTGTCTTCCTCATCGTCATCAACCTCTTCATTGGCATCACAGCCACTGTTGCCAcgttcctgctgcagctctttgaGCATGACAAG GACCTGAAGGTGGTGAACAGCTACCTGAAGAGCTGCTTCCTCGTGTTCCCTAACTACAATCTGGGCCACGGCCTGATGGAGATGGCCTACAATGAATACATCAATGAGTACTATGCCAAGATTG GGCAGTTTGATAAAATGAAATCACCCTTTGAATGGGACATCGTGACACGGGGGCTTGTTGCCATGACAATTGAAGGTTTTGTTGGCTTCTTCATCACCATCATGTGCCAGTACAACTTCTTCCGGAAGCCCCA GCGCCTGCCCGTCTCCACCAAACCTATTGAGGATGACATTGACGTGGCCAATGAGAGGCACCGGGTCCTGCGTGGTGATGCCGACAATGACATGCTGAAGATCGAGAACCTCACAAAG gTGTACAAGTCCCGCAAGATTGGGCGCATCCTGGCTGTGGACCGGCTGTGTGTGGGTGTGCGCCCCGGGGAATGCTTTGGGCTGCTGGGTGTCAATGGTGCAGGCAAGACCACAACATTCAAGATGCTGACAGGGGATGAGAGCACCACGGGTGGAGAGGCGTTCATTAATGGACACAG CATCCTGAAGGAGCTCCTGCAGGTCCAGCAGAGCTTGGGCTACTGCCCCCAGTTTGACGCGCTCTTTGATGAGCTGACAGCTCAGGAGCACCTGGAGCTCTACACCCGCCTGCGTGGCATCCCCTGGAAGGATGAGGAGCGG GTGGTCAAGTGGGCGCTGAAGAAGCTGGAGTTGACCAAGTACGCAGACAAGCCTGCCAGCACCTACAGTGGGGGCAACAAGAGGAAGCTATCCACAGCCATTGCGCTCATTGGATACCCAGCCTTCATCTTCCTG GATGAGCCAACCACAGGGATGGACCCCAAGGCACGGCGCTTCCTCTGGAACCTAATCCTGGATGTCATCAAAACGGGTCGCTCCGTGGTGCTCACATCTCACAG CATGGAGGAGTGTGAGGCCCTCTGCACCCGCCTGGCCATCATGGTGAATGGGCGGCTCAAGTGTCTCGGTAGCATTCAGCACCTGAAGAACAG ATTTGGTGATGGCTACATGATCACAGTGCGCACCAAGTCCAGCCTCAATGTCAAGGAGGTGGTGAGGTTCTTCAACCGTAACTTCCCTGAGGCTGTCCTCAAG GAGCGTCATCACACCAAGGCCCAGTACCAGCTGAAGTCGGATCAGATCTCACTGGCACAGGTCTTCAGCAAGATGGAGCAGGTGGTGGATGTGCTGGGCATTGAAGACTACTCTGTCAGCCAAACCACACTGGACAAT GTGTTTGTGAATTTTGCCAAGAAGCAAAGTGAcaacctggagcagcaggagaccagccccagctgtgtcctgcagtCACCCCTGGAGCGggtgctgagcctgctgcacCCCCGCACTGCCCCCACTGAGCTGCGGGCCCTCGtggtggaggagcaggaggaccTGGAGACTGACGATGAAGGCCTCATCAGCTTTGAGGAGGAGAGG gctcagctctcCTTCAACACGGACACGCTGTGCTGA